In Labilibaculum sp. DW002, the DNA window CATTTATTGATTTAAAATAAGATATGAAGTCAAAACGATTATTCATAGCAATAAAGATAGCCAATACGAATCAAATTCAAGAAATTTTTCGACAAGTTGGGCTTGATTTAAGCAAAGAAAGAATTAAATGGGTAAATGATAAGGGGCTTCATGTTACTCTTTTTTTTATTGGGAATAAAAGTGTTGATGCGATTCCTAATTTAATTCACACCTTAAAAATTGTGGCTAAGCAATTTAGCGGTTTCTATTTGAGTTTAAAGGGACTTGGGGCTTTTCCATCATTAGATTCTCCTCGGATATTGTGGATAGGAATAGATTCTCATCAAAATTTATTTGACTTGCAAAAAGAGATTCATTTT includes these proteins:
- the thpR gene encoding RNA 2',3'-cyclic phosphodiesterase; the protein is MKSKRLFIAIKIANTNQIQEIFRQVGLDLSKERIKWVNDKGLHVTLFFIGNKSVDAIPNLIHTLKIVAKQFSGFYLSLKGLGAFPSLDSPRILWIGIDSHQNLFDLQKEIHFKLEEISELDTYKYKPHVTIGRIKGGVKEPKNVALALAKWNEWEGEELFVKEFVLMESVLSDVGPKYEVLDTFHLNE